Proteins encoded by one window of Nocardia goodfellowii:
- a CDS encoding isopenicillin N synthase family dioxygenase, producing the protein MNTDIDSPAPITIVDGYVPVIDLSSMHTVSGHAAIAQAIGTACATSGFFVIVGHDVKRELIDRMYATTLEFFQLPRAEKDSVLATAETGGLRYQAGSAAKSIGRDAPTDLCEIFSCNVLGDRRPEYREQFGDEPLPWTRSNRWPRTPTDFRQTWLDYTDAMERLAANLMELFAVALGLDHEFFADKIDQHISTIVANYYYPQTVAPLPGQLRKGEHTDWGSLTILYQDDIGGLQVRHGDRWREVPFVPGSFVINIGDMMAFWTGGRWVSTMHRVGNPAHGDSPARVSIPFFHLPNFDARIEPLSALRSAAGPATTTPGQWYREKMAAIYS; encoded by the coding sequence GTGAATACCGATATCGATAGCCCCGCGCCGATCACCATCGTCGACGGCTATGTGCCGGTCATCGACCTGTCCTCGATGCACACCGTCAGCGGCCACGCGGCGATTGCTCAGGCCATCGGCACGGCGTGTGCGACCTCCGGGTTCTTCGTCATCGTCGGACATGACGTCAAGCGCGAGCTCATCGACCGCATGTACGCGACGACGCTGGAGTTCTTCCAATTGCCCCGCGCGGAGAAGGACTCCGTCCTGGCGACAGCCGAAACCGGCGGACTGCGATATCAGGCGGGCAGCGCCGCCAAGAGCATCGGCCGAGACGCCCCCACCGACCTGTGCGAGATCTTCAGCTGCAATGTTCTCGGCGACCGCCGCCCCGAATACCGGGAACAGTTCGGCGACGAGCCGCTGCCGTGGACCAGATCCAATCGCTGGCCACGCACTCCCACCGATTTTCGCCAGACCTGGCTCGACTACACCGATGCGATGGAGCGGTTGGCCGCGAACCTGATGGAACTGTTCGCCGTGGCTCTCGGCCTGGACCACGAGTTCTTCGCGGACAAGATCGATCAGCACATCTCGACCATCGTCGCGAACTATTACTACCCGCAGACCGTCGCCCCGTTGCCCGGTCAGCTGCGCAAAGGAGAGCACACCGATTGGGGCAGCCTCACCATCCTCTATCAGGACGATATCGGCGGCCTGCAAGTCCGCCACGGCGACCGCTGGCGCGAGGTACCGTTCGTTCCGGGCAGTTTCGTGATCAATATCGGTGACATGATGGCGTTCTGGACCGGCGGTCGGTGGGTTTCCACGATGCATCGTGTCGGTAATCCCGCGCATGGCGATTCCCCTGCGCGGGTCTCGATTCCGTTCTTCCATCTGCCCAATTTCGATGCGCGCATCGAGCCGCTGTCGGCGCTTCGATCGGCCGCGGGACCGGCCACCACAACACCCGGGCAGTGGTACCGGGAGAAAATGGCTGCGATCTACTCCTGA
- a CDS encoding cytochrome P450 family protein: MVGGDFYADPHQYYERWRAYGPVHRVQFTHGVACWVIIGYAEGRSALADPRLRKNASEMYELFRRKNAEILTDESAEALGSHMLNSDPPDHTRLRKLVTKAFTPRRVAALRPRIEEITAALLDEMAGRDEVDLLQAFANPLPVTVICELLGVPFADRANFQAWTRVLVGVGNKKEEPAAATLAMTEYLRKLIAAKRSQPEADLLSSLAQPAEDGERLDEQELIAMSFLLLVAGHETTVNLIANGTYALLRDRDQWDALRADPSGIPAAVEEFLRYEGPVGWSTVRYTSEPMRIGGITIPADELVYVALSAVNRDPARFEDPGHLDVTANSSGHLAFGHGIHFCIGAPLARMEAEIAFSALLRHFPDLDFADRAFTPEWQHSILFRGLGELPVRPGG; encoded by the coding sequence ATGGTGGGGGGCGATTTTTACGCCGATCCGCACCAATATTACGAGCGGTGGCGTGCGTACGGGCCGGTGCATCGGGTGCAGTTCACGCACGGCGTGGCCTGCTGGGTGATCATCGGCTATGCCGAAGGGCGCTCGGCGCTGGCCGATCCGCGGCTGCGCAAGAACGCCTCGGAGATGTATGAGCTGTTCCGGCGGAAGAACGCGGAGATCCTGACCGACGAGAGTGCCGAGGCGCTGGGTTCGCACATGCTCAACAGCGATCCGCCCGACCATACGCGCTTGCGAAAGCTGGTCACCAAGGCGTTCACGCCCCGGCGGGTGGCGGCGTTGCGGCCGCGGATCGAGGAGATCACGGCCGCGCTGCTCGACGAGATGGCCGGGCGCGACGAGGTCGATCTGCTGCAGGCGTTCGCGAATCCGTTGCCGGTCACCGTGATCTGCGAACTGCTGGGCGTACCGTTCGCCGATCGGGCCAACTTCCAAGCCTGGACCAGAGTGCTGGTCGGTGTGGGCAACAAAAAGGAAGAGCCCGCCGCGGCGACGCTCGCGATGACCGAATATCTGCGAAAGTTGATCGCCGCCAAGCGTTCACAACCGGAGGCGGACCTGCTGTCCAGCCTGGCGCAACCCGCCGAGGACGGTGAGCGGCTCGACGAACAGGAACTGATAGCGATGTCGTTCCTGTTGCTGGTCGCCGGGCACGAAACCACGGTGAACCTGATCGCCAACGGGACCTACGCGTTGCTGCGCGACCGTGACCAGTGGGATGCCCTGCGCGCCGACCCGTCGGGCATCCCGGCCGCGGTGGAGGAGTTCCTGCGCTACGAAGGACCGGTCGGCTGGTCCACCGTTCGCTACACCTCGGAACCGATGCGCATCGGCGGCATCACCATCCCGGCGGATGAACTGGTGTACGTCGCGCTGTCCGCCGTCAATCGAGATCCGGCCCGCTTCGAAGATCCCGGCCATCTCGACGTCACCGCCAATTCCTCCGGGCACCTGGCCTTCGGACACGGCATCCACTTCTGTATCGGCGCGCCGCTGGCTCGCATGGAAGCCGAAATCGCCTTCTCGGCGCTGCTGCGCCATTTCCCGGACTTGGATTTCGCCGATCGCGCGTTCACCCCGGAATGGCAGCACAGCATCCTGTTTCGTGGTCTGGGTGAGCTACCGGTCCGTCCTGGCGGCTGA
- a CDS encoding amino acid ABC transporter permease, whose amino-acid sequence MTKRASVLFDAPGPKARVRYLVYSIVVIVAVLAGAVWLFLQFQDKGQFTSDKWKPFTDAEIWETYLLPGVRGTLTAAALAIVLALLVGMVFGILRLSDHRLMRGFAGTLVEVARAIPVLILMIFLYAIFAEYKVFDSDQRTLAAVVAALTIYNGSVIAEIVRAGIRSLPKGQSEAAVALGMRKNQLMRLVLLPQAITAMLPALVSQMVVALKDTALGYLILYTELVRSGFQMGAALQNTIPALLVVGLIMIFFNSTLTMLATKLEQRLRTRTKKGRAVLAADSILTDAAPGVDITNK is encoded by the coding sequence TGCTCGCGGGCGCGGTGTGGCTGTTCCTGCAGTTCCAGGACAAGGGCCAGTTCACCTCCGACAAGTGGAAGCCGTTCACCGACGCCGAGATCTGGGAGACCTATCTGCTGCCCGGTGTGCGCGGCACGCTGACGGCCGCGGCGCTGGCGATCGTGCTCGCGCTCCTCGTCGGCATGGTCTTCGGCATTCTGCGGCTCTCGGATCATCGGCTGATGCGCGGCTTCGCGGGCACGCTGGTCGAGGTCGCGCGTGCCATCCCGGTGCTCATCCTGATGATCTTCCTCTACGCGATCTTCGCCGAGTACAAGGTCTTCGACTCCGACCAGCGGACGCTGGCGGCCGTGGTGGCGGCGCTGACCATCTACAACGGGTCGGTCATCGCCGAGATCGTGCGCGCGGGCATCCGGTCGCTGCCCAAGGGTCAAAGCGAGGCCGCGGTCGCGCTGGGTATGCGCAAGAACCAGCTCATGCGACTGGTGCTGCTCCCCCAGGCGATCACCGCCATGCTGCCCGCGCTGGTATCGCAAATGGTGGTGGCGCTGAAGGATACGGCGCTGGGCTACCTCATCCTCTACACCGAATTGGTGCGCTCGGGCTTCCAGATGGGCGCCGCGCTGCAGAACACCATTCCGGCGCTGCTGGTGGTGGGCCTGATCATGATCTTCTTCAACAGCACGCTCACGATGCTGGCGACGAAGCTGGAGCAACGGTTGCGGACGCGGACGAAGAAGGGGCGCGCGGTGCTGGCCGCGGACTCCATCCTCACCGATGCCGCGCCCGGCGTGGACATCACCAACAAGTAG